ATGATGTGGTGAGGACCTTCCTAGATTGGACACCTTAAATACTTGGTGActcagtattttttttctttttttatttatacatCTAAACATAAATTTATTGTATATGtattattatagttaatcttTGTTAGTTAACTCTTAATTTTTATTGGTTACTTTAAATATCAGtataataaaatatcataaatttattttattttcaatgaATCAATATTGACTCTGATTTGCAGTGGTTAActttttcaaatggatgttaaacagtgatatatatatatatatatatatatatatatatatatatatatatatatatatatatatatattgacttgactattgtaaaattacaaagaatatattttattttttgtttaatacAGATAGAAATTTAAAGAAGACAACATAGAAATATATATGAGACATGAGCCAAAACAAGGCCTCTACCGTCTCAAACAATTGAAATATATAATACTTAAATCTCTTCTCAACCTTCACTTCCTACATATGGCTCTCTTCTCTGAGGAGGAGCACGTACGTGCTCTCTTTCACTTGTTCAAGCTATTGCGGGATATCTTTCCCTTCCTCTCTGCCTCCACGCGATCTCTGAAGAATCTTCAGCATGGGCGGCCGGGAAAGCAGTTGAGAGCACCCGAGAAGCGCGTAAGTCTAGTGACGAAGGACCCCGGTTTGGCCTTGATGAGATCCTTCGTGTTGAACTTCATCCTGTTCGGAGGTCCGGACTCCACGAAGAACGCTCCGTTCTGCATCAGGTCGCCCTCCGATCTCCATGTCCAATCCTTCCATACCGCCTGCGGCGCGTAGTCCCTCTTGGTCACCTACGAGACAAGACGAGACATTCCGCTAGGAGTTCAGAGGACGCGATGGCGGTGCATGCAGAGGGCGGAAGATGAAGGCCTGGCCTACCTCCTTGGCAGCGAGAGAATGGGGAGCAATGTATCGGTTGCCTTGGCTGATGATGGTCGGGTGTTGGCTGCCGCCGACGGCATACATCAACCAGTGCGTGTAGTCGTTGTTCACGACATGGGCAAAGCCCCATCGGCACCTGTGAAGAGAAGTTAGCGTGCAGGGTGAAGGAGGACTACAAATGCAGGGTGGATGTGTCTGATCTCTGACCTCGGCATTCTCTGGACGAGGCCTTTCCCGAAGTGGTTGAAGGCAACTGTGATTTGCATCATGGCATCTCCCTGATAGGAATCGCTGGCACCAAACAGCATCACCTGAATCGATAGCGCATAAGATGAGAATTCAAATGCACGGGCGCGTAGGTACTGGTAATTGACCGGGTCGTGACTTACGTCGTTGTGTTTTGTGAAGTGGGAGTTGGAGATGGTGATGGCTGTGGAGCCTTGGATCACGTCGATCAGCCCATCCATGCAGTTGGACATGGAGACGTGATCTATCCAGATGTTGCTGGAACCGTAGATGGATATGCCGTCACCGTCGCTCCTGGTGCGTAGGCCGAAGTGGTGCTCGGAGTCCCTGATCATGCCGCCGTTGCCGGCCTTGATGTCGTGGATGTGGAGACCGTGGATGATGACGTTGTGCACGAACTGGAGCATGATGCCGGCGCCGCCCATGATGTGGACGTTACTCCCCCGGGCGTCGATGGTCTTGTCGCTGGTGACAAGGAGCTCCTCGTTGAGGCGGATGATCATGTCGCTGGCGAAGACGATCCACAGCGGCCGGTCCTGGATCACGCCGTACCGGAGCGTGCCCTTCTTCGGGCTGATGAGATCGTTGTCGGAGGCGTCCGTGACGACGTACAAGTCCCCGTTCTTCCCGCCGATTGTGTGCCGGCCGAAGCCCTTGGCGCACTTGGCCAGGCGCTTGCGGTTTTGCATCCAGTCCTTCTTGCACCTCCAGCACCTGTCGATCGGATTCGTCGCTACGCATGGGCCGTTGAACTTGTGCTTGCCGCGAAGGCTCCTCCTTGTGACGTTCCTTTCCAGATCCCTGCATGCAGCATCATCATTACTCCAAAGCTAATACCGTAATGGTTCTGCTGTTGTTCTTCTTGAAGGGGGAGAATAACACGAGCGGAGAATAAGTGGACCTACTTGCTCACTGCCTCGTTGAAGCTTTGGGTGACTGACTCAGGGTCGGGGTTGTAGGATCCTTGAGCTCTGTCGCGTGCCGCGTCGGCCTTCTTCTGCCAGTACTCGTCGAAGTCCCCGATGTGGGCATTAGAGAAGGCAGCGGAGGCCAGGAAGAGGAGGTAGAAGAGGAAAAACCTCGGCCTCGACTCCATCACACAAACCTTCTCCTCCTTCCCTCCTTGGTGCACGATTTCTCCTTCCAAAAACTCTATACGATTCCCTCTTCTCTCTGGTGGAGCACCAGACCGGACCAGAACAGTCGACCGAACTGGTGGTGGGTTTGATGAGGGTTGGAAGAGTTCGATGGCACTATTATATAAGGAGAAGGAAGGTGGCGAGAAGGGAGGGGAGCCACAGCCTGGCAATCTATATATAGTTTGATGGAGAGGGGAAACCACCACCACCGGCGTCGATCCATCTTTTACTCGTACCGACTCAATCTCGTTCTCTCAGTTCATTCTATCTTTAGATCAAAATAAGAGAGGCTTATATTTGCTAATTTCGAAGTCTCACTCAGTTCGTTCTTTATTTGACTTGCATTTAGGctaatatctatatatatatacatataagtttGCTATTGTGCCACAATCAAAGAACTATAAACTGTTCATCCTAACCGAGGAAGATTAGGATCATTACATCACGCCATCAACAACGATTGGAAGGATCGATTGGAGAAAACGTTGGCCTAGATGTGATTTTACAATGAGTTCACAACTCTCAAGGAATCAAATCTCACTCCAAGCATGGATGCAATAGCAACAGTCAAGGGAAAGAAAGAGAGATCAAGAACCTCCATGCACGCGTCATCTCCTAACGTCCTGTTCTTTGGTTAGGCGAGTTCTTGGAACCCATGCTGCTTGCACTTGACGAGGATGCCGATTCTTGCGCCTGGCGGCCATCTTCTCCGCCATGGAGTGCCTCACCATCTTTGCGACCAACCTTGGCTGACCAGATCATAGAGCCGATGCTGTGGAACACAACTCCGCGTTCTGCGTCGTTGTGCTTGCCTGCTTTCAAGATGACCTGGGACTCTTCTGCATCGCACGCTTCTCTCCTTCTTTCCTGTTGGACTTTGGAGCTAAAGACGCTCACCCCGAACACGGCAGAGATGGCGGCGATGGCGTGCCATGGCCGCCTTTTGGTCCACTGTCTCATCTCGATGACAAGAGGCAGGAGAAGAAGACCGTCTTTCTCTCGTCCTCCGGCTGAAAGCATGCAAGATGAGTGAAGCATCAGAGATGCGGCCTGATCTCGAATCAAAGTTACATAAAGGATTCGATTATAAGAAAAGAACAGAAGGGTTTCTCGAGGAGAGGAAGAAGGTTACTCTGCCTAAGGAATTCTTGGAGAGACGAAACGATGAACACAAGCTTTCTGAAGTGGACGCTAAGGTAAGATTGGCGTCGAACGCGAGTCATATGGAACAAAGGGCAAAAGATTTTATGACTCATTGACCGAATACGCTTCTCAGATACTTTTTTGGGGCCCACTTTTAGACCAAATGGTCAAAGAGTACTTTTTGGGAATAAAGGAAAGGACGTAATTATTTCCGACTTAAGCGAATTGGATATCGcaaacaccaaaaaaaaaaccCGACCCGCTATAATATACCTGTCGTACTACGGATGTATTAAAGTTCGACCCGCTACAATATAGATGCCATCTTATGGATGTACCGGATGGTGTCTTCACCTCAGAATTGGTATAACTTAGACAAAAAATCCGACCCGCTACAAGATACATGCAATCCTGTGAACATATCTTTACCTCAAGTTGGAT
The window above is part of the Musa acuminata AAA Group cultivar baxijiao chromosome BXJ2-6, Cavendish_Baxijiao_AAA, whole genome shotgun sequence genome. Proteins encoded here:
- the LOC103986744 gene encoding pectate lyase-like, whose translation is MESRPRFFLFYLLFLASAAFSNAHIGDFDEYWQKKADAARDRAQGSYNPDPESVTQSFNEAVSKDLERNVTRRSLRGKHKFNGPCVATNPIDRCWRCKKDWMQNRKRLAKCAKGFGRHTIGGKNGDLYVVTDASDNDLISPKKGTLRYGVIQDRPLWIVFASDMIIRLNEELLVTSDKTIDARGSNVHIMGGAGIMLQFVHNVIIHGLHIHDIKAGNGGMIRDSEHHFGLRTRSDGDGISIYGSSNIWIDHVSMSNCMDGLIDVIQGSTAITISNSHFTKHNDVMLFGASDSYQGDAMMQITVAFNHFGKGLVQRMPRCRWGFAHVVNNDYTHWLMYAVGGSQHPTIISQGNRYIAPHSLAAKEVTKRDYAPQAVWKDWTWRSEGDLMQNGAFFVESGPPNRMKFNTKDLIKAKPGSFVTRLTRFSGALNCFPGRPC